In Spartinivicinus marinus, the genomic stretch TTTTGCATTCTATTCGCCACTGAATTTCGATCTGACGGTAACATCTATCTTTGTTCCTCTTATTTCCGGGATGACAATTTGTATATATTCAGATACAAATGATGATGTACCGGTTATCAATAGAGTTATTGAAGATAATAGAGTCGATATTCTTAAGCTTACGCCAGCGCACTTGGCTTTACTGGAGGGTGAAGATTTAAGCGAATCTAATTTAAAAGTCTTAATCCTGGGTGGCGAGGATTTAAAGGTTGAGGTTGCGCGTAAGGTAGACAAGAAGCTTGGTGGTCGAGCACTTATCTACAATGAGTATGGTCCTACTGAGACCGTCGTGGGTTGTATGATATATATGTATGATCCTTTAGTGGATGTGTCAGGCTCTGTTCCTATCGGTCGTCCAATTGATAACATGCAGATATATTTGTTGGATGATGAGCTGAATCCTGTTACTGACTTAGGGATAGGTGAAATCTATATTGCAGGACTTGGTGTATCACTCGGGTATAAGAATAAACCTGATATGACGGAAAAAAGTTTTATCAAAGACCCGTTCGAAGGTGGTTTTATGTATAAAAGTGGTGACCTGGGTAAAGTTAATGATGATGGGCACCTTGTTTATCTTGGAAGAAAAGATTCTCAAGTTAAGCTAAA encodes the following:
- a CDS encoding amino acid adenylation domain-containing protein → MVAVTDNEKLANMLFMPTQVELPEGKSIYRLFEEQVEKTPNEIAAVFGEQQITYANLNVKANQLARHLLKKSIGDNTMVAVLMSRSIYCLVALLASMKAGAIYTPIDMKLPQKRVDYILDDCGAKHVLVDVDSPFDKIDPEKAELIRVDAEDIYTGDDANLDMDVSKDQAVYCIYTSGSTGQPKGVLVQSKGLMNYILWAKKQYTSESTKYFAFYSPLNFDLTVTSIFVPLISGMTICIYSDTNDDVPVINRVIEDNRVDILKLTPAHLALLEGEDLSESNLKVLILGGEDLKVEVARKVDKKLGGRALIYNEYGPTETVVGCMIYMYDPLVDVSGSVPIGRPIDNMQIYLLDDELNPVTDLGIGEIYIAGLGVSLGYKNKPDMTEKSFIKDPFEGGFMYKSGDLGKVNDDGHLVYLGRKDSQVKL